The following are from one region of the Flavobacteriaceae bacterium UJ101 genome:
- the hemN|hemZ gene encoding coproporphyrinogen dehydrogenase (Anaerobic transformation of coproporphyrinogen-III into protoporphyrinogen-IX. Dedicated to bacteriochlorophyll biosynthesis. Belongs to the anaerobic coproporphyrinogen-III oxidase family.; KEGG: teq:TEQUI_0642 oxygen-independent coproporphyrinogen III oxidase): MSDLIKKYNIPGPRYTSYPTVPYWDEENFTVEGWIETMQQSFTESNQSEGISLYLHMPYCESLCTFCACNKRITKQHSVEEPYIERMMKEWQMYLDLLPEKPVIKELHLGGGTPSFFSPENLQRLLEFILGTSVVAENPEYSFEGHPNNTTKEHLQMFYNLGFRRVSFGVQDFDLKVQKAINRIQPFENVKKVTEWSREIGYTSISHDLVFGLPFQKVKSIQDSITKIQQLNPDRIAFYSYAHVPWIKGVGQRGFDENDLPNGDEKRQLYDIGKQMLEDFGYHEIGMDHFAKEDDTLYQSLMNKTIHRNFMGYSSSKTQLMIGLGVSSISDSWYSFAQNVKTVEEYNEKIDNNELPVYRGHLLNQEDLIIRRHILNLMCTLETSWEDHTLQFPELQDSLQRMEELKNDGLLEIYENKMIVKEEGRSFVRNICMALDLRMIRNKPESRIFSMTI, translated from the coding sequence ATGAGCGATTTAATCAAAAAATATAATATACCAGGGCCACGTTATACTAGTTATCCAACTGTTCCTTATTGGGATGAAGAAAACTTTACTGTAGAAGGATGGATTGAAACGATGCAACAATCTTTTACTGAATCCAATCAGTCAGAAGGAATATCGTTGTATCTTCACATGCCATATTGTGAAAGTTTGTGTACATTTTGTGCCTGTAATAAGCGTATAACTAAACAACATTCAGTTGAAGAACCTTATATTGAAAGAATGATGAAAGAATGGCAAATGTATTTAGATCTTTTGCCAGAAAAGCCTGTAATTAAAGAATTACACTTGGGAGGAGGAACACCTTCATTTTTTAGCCCTGAAAATTTACAACGATTATTAGAGTTTATATTAGGAACTAGTGTTGTGGCAGAAAACCCTGAATATAGTTTTGAAGGACATCCAAATAATACTACAAAGGAACATTTACAGATGTTTTATAATTTAGGATTTCGTCGTGTGAGTTTTGGGGTTCAAGATTTTGATTTAAAAGTTCAAAAAGCTATTAACCGAATTCAGCCTTTTGAAAATGTGAAAAAAGTAACCGAATGGTCTCGTGAAATTGGGTATACCTCTATTTCACATGATTTAGTTTTTGGATTACCTTTTCAAAAAGTAAAAAGTATTCAAGATTCTATTACCAAAATACAACAATTAAACCCTGATCGTATCGCTTTTTATAGTTATGCTCATGTTCCTTGGATAAAAGGAGTAGGACAAAGAGGTTTTGATGAAAATGATTTACCTAATGGTGATGAAAAACGTCAATTATATGATATAGGAAAACAGATGTTGGAGGATTTTGGATACCATGAAATAGGAATGGATCATTTTGCCAAAGAAGATGATACTTTGTATCAATCTTTAATGAATAAAACAATTCACCGTAATTTTATGGGATACTCCTCTTCTAAAACACAGTTAATGATAGGTCTAGGTGTTTCTTCTATTAGTGATAGTTGGTATAGCTTTGCTCAAAATGTTAAAACAGTAGAAGAATATAACGAAAAGATTGATAACAATGAATTGCCCGTTTACCGAGGTCATTTATTGAACCAAGAAGACTTAATCATTCGAAGGCATATATTGAATTTGATGTGTACATTAGAAACATCTTGGGAAGATCACACTTTACAATTTCCAGAGTTACAAGATTCTTTACAACGTATGGAAGAATTAAAAAATGATGGATTATTGGAAATTTATGAAAATAAAATGATCGTAAAAGAAGAGGGACGTTCTTTTGTACGAAATATTTGCATGGCACTAGATTTAAGAATGATCCGAAATAAACCTGAAAGTAGAATATTTTCTATGACCATATAG
- the hprT|hpt|HPRT1 gene encoding hypoxanthine phosphoribosyltransferase (Belongs to the purine/pyrimidine phosphoribosyltransferase family.; KEGG: pah:Poras_0488 hypoxanthine phosphoribosyltransferase), with translation MKEIQIHDKTFVPYISRNEIQATIRKIGQELSEEFKGKQPVFIGVLNGVVLMMGDLLKNFDGECEMSFIRLASYEGTESTGEVKTMIDFQEDFSGKDIILVEDIVDTGNTLKKLYEMVSQQDISSCTIVSLFLKPDVYKKDLKIHKVGMEIPNKFVVGYGLDYDGLGRNLPDIYQLKQ, from the coding sequence ATGAAAGAAATACAAATTCACGATAAAACATTTGTTCCTTATATCTCAAGGAATGAAATTCAAGCAACAATTAGAAAAATAGGACAAGAACTCTCAGAAGAATTTAAAGGTAAACAACCTGTTTTTATAGGTGTTTTAAATGGAGTAGTTCTCATGATGGGTGATTTGTTGAAAAACTTTGACGGAGAATGTGAAATGTCTTTTATTCGCTTAGCTTCATATGAAGGAACGGAATCGACAGGAGAAGTAAAAACCATGATCGATTTTCAAGAAGATTTTTCAGGAAAAGATATTATTCTAGTAGAAGATATCGTAGATACAGGAAACACTTTAAAAAAATTATATGAAATGGTGAGTCAGCAAGATATTTCCAGTTGCACCATTGTTTCTCTTTTTTTAAAGCCTGACGTTTATAAAAAAGATCTAAAAATACATAAAGTAGGTATGGAAATTCCTAATAAATTTGTTGTAGGCTATGGTTTAGACTACGATGGTTTAGGACGAAATTTACCCGATATCTATCAATTAAAACAATAA
- a CDS encoding methionine synthase (Catalyzes the transfer of a methyl group from methyl- cobalamin to homocysteine, yielding enzyme-bound cob(I)alamin and methionine. Subsequently, remethylates the cofactor using methyltetrahydrofolate (By similarity); Belongs to the vitamin-B12 dependent methionine synthase family; Contains 1 AdoMet activation domain; Contains 1 B12-binding domain; Contains 1 B12-binding N-terminal domain; Contains 1 Hcy-binding domain; Contains 1 pterin-binding domain.; KEGG: phe:Phep_3799 5-methyltetrahydrofolate--homocysteine methyltransferase), protein MIEKEIQKRILILDGAMGTMIQQYNLSEEDYRGERFKDFHTSLKGNNDLLSITQPEIIQEIHEAYLKVGADIIETNTFNSNSISMLDYDQVDLVYELNYESARIAKKATEKYSTKDHPRYVAGSIGPTNKTASLSPNVEDPAFREVSFHDLAKIYEEQTVALLEGGVDLLLVETVFDTLNAKACFFGIEDAFVKTGKKVPLMVSGTITDASGRTLSGQTAEAFLISMEHIDLLSVGLNCALGADALTPYIKVISDKSKFYTSVHPNAGLPNAFGQYDETPEMMVAQMKRFLENGWLNIVGGCCGTTPEHIKAIAEEAKKHQPRGLLV, encoded by the coding sequence GTGATTGAGAAAGAAATACAAAAACGAATTTTAATCTTAGATGGTGCTATGGGGACGATGATTCAGCAATATAATTTGTCTGAAGAAGACTATCGTGGTGAACGTTTTAAAGATTTTCATACTTCTTTGAAAGGAAATAATGACTTACTTTCTATAACACAGCCTGAAATTATTCAAGAAATTCATGAAGCTTATTTAAAAGTTGGGGCAGATATTATTGAAACCAATACATTTAATAGTAATTCGATTTCAATGCTTGATTATGATCAGGTAGATTTGGTTTATGAGTTGAATTATGAGTCAGCAAGAATAGCAAAAAAGGCCACTGAAAAATATTCTACAAAAGATCATCCAAGGTATGTAGCAGGTTCAATAGGTCCAACCAATAAAACAGCATCACTTTCTCCTAATGTGGAAGATCCTGCTTTTCGTGAAGTTTCCTTTCATGATTTAGCAAAAATATATGAAGAACAAACAGTTGCATTATTAGAGGGTGGAGTTGATTTGTTACTTGTAGAAACCGTTTTCGATACGTTAAATGCGAAGGCCTGTTTTTTTGGAATAGAAGATGCATTTGTCAAAACAGGTAAAAAAGTACCTTTAATGGTTTCAGGAACTATTACCGACGCTAGTGGAAGAACTTTAAGTGGTCAAACAGCTGAGGCATTTCTTATATCCATGGAGCATATTGATTTGTTATCAGTAGGTTTAAATTGTGCTTTGGGAGCCGATGCATTAACACCTTATATAAAAGTGATTTCTGATAAATCAAAATTTTATACCAGTGTACATCCTAATGCAGGGTTACCTAATGCTTTTGGACAGTATGATGAAACTCCTGAAATGATGGTAGCTCAAATGAAACGTTTTTTAGAAAATGGATGGCTCAATATTGTTGGAGGATGTTGTGGGACAACTCCAGAACATATAAAAGCGATTGCTGAAGAAGCAAAGAAACATCAGCCTAGAGGGCTGTTGGTTTAA
- the metF|MTHFR gene encoding methylenetetrahydrofolate reductase (NAD(P)H) (Major methylenetetrahydrofolate reductase required to generate the methyl groups necessary for methionine synthetase to convert homocysteine to methionine. Performs 80 to 85 percent of the total methylenetetrahydrofolate reductase activity of the cells; Belongs to the methylenetetrahydrofolate reductase family.; KEGG: cmr:Cycma_3066 methylenetetrahydrofolate reductase (NADPH)), which translates to MKITQHIKNANETLFSFEILPPKKGENIQKLFQNIDPLMEFKPPFIDVTYHREELVLKQTKSGLKKFSVRKRPGTVGICASLMNKYNVDAVPHVICGGFTKNQTEEALIDFDFLGIDNVLVLRGDPIKGESTFVSNKEGHSHATDLLKQINKLNKGVYLDSDQTDNAPTDFCMGVAGYPEKHFEAPNLEEDLKYLKQKVELGADYIVTQMFFDNQKYFDFVKLCRENGITVPIIPGIKPIAIQRHLTILPQFFHLNLPQELVDEVKKCKNNQEVRHVGEQWAIQQCKELMEFGVPVLHFYSMGKSDNIYNIAKELF; encoded by the coding sequence ATGAAGATAACACAACATATAAAAAATGCTAATGAAACTTTGTTTTCATTTGAAATTTTACCTCCTAAGAAAGGAGAAAATATACAGAAGCTATTTCAAAATATTGATCCACTAATGGAGTTTAAACCTCCTTTTATTGATGTAACATATCATCGAGAGGAATTAGTGTTAAAACAAACCAAATCGGGGTTGAAAAAATTTTCAGTTCGTAAACGCCCTGGTACAGTGGGGATTTGCGCTTCTTTAATGAATAAATATAATGTAGATGCTGTTCCTCATGTGATTTGTGGAGGGTTTACAAAAAATCAAACTGAAGAAGCTTTAATTGATTTTGATTTTTTAGGAATTGATAATGTGTTGGTGTTAAGAGGGGATCCTATTAAAGGAGAATCAACTTTTGTTTCTAATAAAGAAGGACATAGTCATGCCACCGATTTATTAAAACAAATCAATAAATTAAATAAAGGGGTTTATTTAGATTCAGATCAAACCGATAATGCTCCAACTGATTTTTGTATGGGTGTTGCAGGTTATCCTGAAAAACATTTCGAAGCTCCTAATTTAGAAGAAGATTTAAAATATTTAAAGCAAAAAGTAGAGTTAGGAGCTGATTATATTGTGACACAAATGTTTTTTGATAATCAAAAATATTTTGATTTTGTAAAATTATGTAGAGAAAATGGTATTACAGTTCCTATTATACCTGGGATAAAACCTATCGCAATTCAAAGGCATTTAACTATTCTTCCACAGTTCTTTCATTTAAATTTACCACAAGAATTGGTTGATGAAGTAAAAAAATGTAAAAATAATCAAGAGGTTCGTCATGTAGGAGAGCAATGGGCTATTCAACAATGCAAAGAATTAATGGAATTTGGTGTGCCAGTCTTGCATTTTTATTCAATGGGTAAATCAGATAATATTTACAATATAGCCAAGGAACTATTTTAA
- the adk|AK gene encoding adenylate kinase (Catalyzes the reversible transfer of the terminal phosphate group between ATP and AMP. Plays an important role in cellular energy homeostasis and in adenine nucleotide metabolism; Belongs to the adenylate kinase family.; KEGG: ote:Oter_1863 adenylate kinase) encodes MLNIVLFGPPGAGKGTQAKFLIDKFQLVHLSTGDLFRKNIGEGTELGKLAKSYMDKGQLVPDQVTVDMLKDAVLENVKIGAKGFIFDGYPRNTHQAEVLDTFLNEQNIPVSIALALEVEDEVLIQRILERGKTSGRVDDQNEETIRERISVYYANTAILKDFYQKQEKLTVINGLGTIEEIATRLEKAVVTIA; translated from the coding sequence ATGTTAAACATTGTATTGTTCGGCCCTCCAGGAGCTGGAAAAGGAACACAAGCTAAGTTTTTAATCGACAAATTTCAATTGGTTCATCTATCAACAGGAGACTTATTTCGAAAAAATATCGGAGAAGGTACGGAATTAGGAAAATTAGCCAAATCGTATATGGATAAAGGACAATTAGTTCCTGATCAAGTAACTGTTGATATGCTAAAAGATGCTGTTTTAGAAAATGTTAAAATAGGTGCAAAAGGATTTATTTTTGATGGATATCCTCGTAATACACACCAAGCAGAAGTTTTAGATACATTTTTAAATGAACAAAACATTCCAGTTTCTATAGCATTAGCATTAGAAGTTGAAGATGAGGTGTTGATTCAACGTATTTTGGAAAGAGGAAAAACTTCTGGAAGGGTAGATGATCAAAATGAAGAGACCATTCGTGAAAGAATATCTGTATATTATGCAAATACGGCTATTTTAAAAGATTTTTATCAAAAACAAGAAAAATTAACCGTTATCAATGGTTTAGGAACTATTGAAGAAATTGCAACGAGACTAGAAAAAGCAGTAGTTACAATTGCATAA
- a CDS encoding GTPase Obg (An essential GTPase which binds GTP, GDP and possibly (p)ppGpp with moderate affinity, with high nucleotide exchange rates and a fairly low GTP hydrolysis rate. Plays a role in control of the cell cycle, stress response, ribosome biogenesis and in those bacteria that undergo differentiation, in morphogenesis control; Belongs to the TRAFAC class OBG-HflX-like GTPase superfamily. OBG GTPase family; Contains 1 OBG-type G (guanine nucleotide-binding) domain.): MSDNNFVDYVKIHCKSGNGGAGSVSLHREKFIDKGGPDGGDGGRGGHIILQGDRNTWTLIHLKYNRHVRATHGKSGGKSRSTGADGSDVILKVPIGTVAKDENGDFLFEVTEDGEQKILLEGGIGGRGNWHFKSPTNQTPRYAQPGIEGQEGWYVLELKVLADVGLVGFPNAGKSTLLSVVSAAKPKIANYAFTTLTPNLGIVEYRDFQSFVMADIPGIIEGAAEGKGLGHRFLRHIERNSTLLFLIPADSEDHVKEYEILLKELVEYNPELLDKDRVLAISKADMLDNELKEEITAQFPAELTPHYFSSITQEGVQELKDLLWKKLND, from the coding sequence GTGTCAGATAATAATTTTGTCGATTACGTAAAAATACATTGTAAAAGTGGAAACGGAGGAGCCGGTTCGGTAAGTTTACACCGTGAAAAATTTATTGATAAAGGAGGACCAGACGGTGGTGATGGAGGTCGTGGAGGCCATATAATTCTTCAAGGAGATCGAAATACATGGACATTGATTCATTTAAAATACAATCGACATGTAAGAGCTACACATGGTAAGTCAGGTGGAAAAAGTAGATCAACAGGAGCTGATGGAAGTGATGTGATTTTAAAAGTTCCAATTGGAACAGTAGCCAAAGATGAAAATGGAGACTTTTTATTTGAAGTGACAGAAGATGGAGAGCAAAAAATTTTATTAGAAGGTGGTATTGGAGGAAGAGGGAATTGGCATTTTAAATCTCCAACCAATCAAACTCCTCGATATGCTCAACCTGGTATAGAAGGCCAAGAAGGATGGTATGTTTTAGAATTAAAAGTACTGGCAGATGTAGGTCTAGTAGGTTTTCCAAATGCAGGGAAGTCCACTTTACTTTCAGTGGTGAGTGCAGCAAAACCTAAGATTGCTAATTATGCCTTTACAACTTTAACACCTAATTTGGGAATTGTTGAGTATCGAGATTTTCAATCTTTTGTTATGGCTGATATTCCTGGAATTATAGAAGGTGCAGCAGAAGGAAAAGGATTAGGACATCGTTTCTTACGTCATATTGAACGGAATTCTACATTATTATTTTTAATTCCGGCTGACTCTGAAGACCATGTAAAAGAATATGAAATTCTTTTAAAAGAATTGGTAGAATATAATCCAGAGTTGTTGGATAAAGATCGTGTTTTAGCTATTTCAAAAGCTGATATGTTAGATAATGAATTAAAAGAAGAGATTACAGCACAATTTCCTGCTGAACTAACACCACATTATTTTTCCTCGATAACACAAGAAGGTGTACAAGAATTGAAAGATTTATTGTGGAAAAAATTAAATGATTAA
- the metH|MTR gene encoding methionine synthase (Catalyzes the transfer of a methyl group from methyl- cobalamin to homocysteine, yielding enzyme-bound cob(I)alamin and methionine. Subsequently, remethylates the cofactor using methyltetrahydrofolate (By similarity); Belongs to the vitamin-B12 dependent methionine synthase family; Contains 1 AdoMet activation domain; Contains 1 B12-binding domain; Contains 1 B12-binding N-terminal domain; Contains 1 Hcy-binding domain; Contains 1 pterin-binding domain.; KEGG: hpr:PARA_09720 5-methyltetrahydrofolate--homocysteine methyltransferase): MKLSGLEPLHINKEANFINVGERTNVAGSRKFLRLIKEESYDEALEIARHQVENGAQIIDINMDDGMLDGKNAMVQFLRLIASEPDIARVPIMIDSSKWEIIEAGLQNVQGKAIVNSISLKEGEESFVNQAKLIRKYGAATVVMAFDEKGQADSYERRIEICERSYKILVEKVGFDSNDIVFDANIFPVATGMKEHERNALDYFLACKWIKENLPNAHLIGGVSNVSFSFRGNNTVREAMHSAFLYHAIQHGMDMGIVNPALLEVYDDIDKELLECVEDVLLCRKENATERLLDFAQEVKGIKSKTEERDLKWRENPVEKRLEYALVKGIVEFIVEDVEEARIKLENPVAVIEQPLMDGMNVVGDLFATGKMFLPQVVKSARVMKRAVAYLQPFIEATKSGEATTAGKILLATVKGDVHDIGKNIVAVVLACNNFEIVDLGVMVPTEKIIQTAIEEKVDAIGLSGLITPSLDAMVEVAQEMKRLDMKIPLLIGGATTSRAHTAVKIIPEYDQGVVHVLDASRSVTVTNSLLGSDRLEYIKNVQEEYEALREGYLNRGSKKEYLTIEKARENKFMIDWNTSEIIKPNQLGIHELLDFPLEVLLNYMDWTPFFKTWQLAGPFPQILEDEVVGEEATKVYHDALEMLDDIVSNKKLKANAVLGLFKANSIASDDIVLQNEDEEFVFRTLRQQTKKRKGAPNIALADFICPKEEERQDYIGVFAVTTGIGIEKWLKQYEADHDDYKSIMMKALADRLAEAFAEYLHEKVRKEIWGYAQNETLSNEELIKEQYKGIRPAPGYPACPDHLEKETIWKLLEVEKRTGISLTESLAMYPAASVSGYYFGNKEAKYFGVGKITEGQVKDFAERKEITLEKAIKWLRPNMAE, translated from the coding sequence ATGAAACTATCAGGTTTAGAACCTTTACATATAAATAAAGAAGCAAATTTTATTAATGTTGGTGAACGAACAAATGTAGCAGGTTCACGTAAGTTTTTACGATTAATAAAAGAAGAAAGCTACGATGAAGCACTTGAAATTGCACGTCATCAAGTAGAGAATGGTGCTCAGATTATCGATATTAATATGGATGATGGTATGTTAGATGGGAAAAATGCCATGGTGCAGTTTTTACGTCTAATTGCTTCAGAACCTGATATTGCTCGAGTTCCTATTATGATTGATTCCTCTAAATGGGAGATTATCGAGGCAGGGTTACAAAATGTTCAAGGTAAGGCGATTGTAAATTCAATTTCCTTAAAAGAAGGAGAAGAAAGTTTTGTAAATCAAGCCAAATTAATTCGAAAATATGGAGCTGCGACAGTGGTGATGGCTTTTGATGAGAAAGGACAGGCCGATTCGTATGAACGACGTATTGAGATTTGTGAAAGATCCTATAAAATTTTAGTAGAAAAAGTGGGATTTGATTCAAATGATATTGTTTTTGATGCGAATATATTTCCAGTTGCAACAGGAATGAAAGAACATGAACGTAATGCGTTAGATTATTTCTTAGCTTGTAAATGGATCAAAGAAAATCTTCCTAATGCACATCTTATTGGAGGAGTTAGTAATGTATCCTTCTCTTTTCGAGGAAATAATACAGTTCGAGAGGCCATGCATTCGGCTTTTTTATACCATGCAATTCAACATGGAATGGACATGGGAATTGTAAATCCTGCATTATTAGAAGTGTATGATGATATTGATAAAGAGCTTTTAGAATGTGTAGAAGATGTTTTGTTGTGTAGAAAGGAAAATGCAACTGAACGATTATTGGATTTTGCACAAGAAGTTAAAGGAATAAAAAGTAAAACAGAAGAACGTGATCTGAAGTGGAGAGAAAACCCAGTTGAAAAAAGATTGGAATATGCTTTAGTAAAGGGAATAGTGGAATTTATTGTAGAAGATGTAGAAGAAGCACGTATAAAATTAGAAAATCCTGTAGCAGTTATAGAACAACCTTTGATGGATGGAATGAATGTAGTAGGGGATTTATTTGCGACAGGTAAAATGTTTTTACCACAAGTAGTTAAATCAGCTCGAGTGATGAAACGAGCAGTAGCTTATTTACAACCGTTTATTGAAGCAACAAAATCTGGAGAAGCAACAACGGCTGGGAAAATTTTATTAGCAACGGTAAAAGGTGATGTACACGATATAGGGAAGAATATTGTAGCTGTTGTGTTAGCTTGTAATAATTTTGAAATTGTAGATTTAGGTGTTATGGTTCCTACTGAAAAAATTATTCAAACTGCTATAGAAGAAAAAGTAGATGCAATAGGTTTGAGTGGTCTAATAACACCATCGTTAGATGCTATGGTTGAGGTAGCACAGGAAATGAAACGTTTGGATATGAAAATACCTTTGTTGATTGGAGGAGCAACTACTTCACGAGCTCATACAGCAGTTAAAATCATTCCAGAATATGATCAGGGAGTAGTTCATGTGTTAGATGCTTCTCGAAGTGTTACGGTTACAAATAGCTTACTGGGTAGTGATCGTTTAGAATACATTAAAAATGTACAAGAAGAATACGAAGCTTTGCGTGAAGGTTATTTAAATCGTGGTTCAAAGAAAGAATATTTAACCATTGAAAAAGCACGTGAGAATAAATTTATGATAGATTGGAATACAAGCGAAATCATAAAACCTAATCAATTGGGAATTCACGAGTTATTAGATTTTCCTTTAGAAGTATTATTAAATTATATGGATTGGACACCGTTTTTCAAAACATGGCAATTGGCAGGACCATTCCCTCAAATTTTAGAAGATGAAGTTGTAGGAGAAGAAGCAACGAAAGTTTACCATGATGCTTTAGAAATGTTAGATGATATTGTTTCGAATAAAAAATTAAAAGCAAATGCTGTTTTAGGGTTGTTTAAAGCCAATTCTATAGCTAGTGATGATATTGTTTTACAGAATGAAGATGAAGAATTTGTATTTAGAACATTGCGTCAACAGACAAAAAAGAGAAAAGGTGCACCTAATATTGCATTAGCAGATTTTATTTGCCCAAAAGAAGAAGAAAGACAAGACTATATCGGAGTTTTTGCTGTAACAACAGGAATTGGAATTGAAAAATGGTTAAAGCAATATGAAGCAGATCATGATGATTATAAAAGTATTATGATGAAGGCCTTAGCTGATCGTTTAGCAGAAGCTTTTGCGGAATATTTACATGAAAAAGTACGAAAAGAAATTTGGGGTTATGCTCAAAATGAAACACTTTCAAATGAGGAATTAATTAAAGAACAATATAAAGGAATACGTCCAGCTCCAGGATATCCAGCCTGCCCTGATCATCTTGAAAAAGAAACGATTTGGAAGTTGTTAGAAGTAGAAAAACGAACAGGAATATCGTTAACAGAAAGCTTGGCAATGTATCCAGCAGCTTCTGTTTCAGGTTATTATTTTGGAAATAAAGAAGCCAAGTATTTTGGTGTAGGTAAAATAACAGAAGGTCAGGTGAAAGATTTTGCTGAGAGAAAAGAAATTACCCTAGAAAAAGCTATAAAATGGCTAAGACCTAATATGGCAGAATGA
- the kdsA gene encoding 3-deoxy-8-phosphooctulonate synthase (Belongs to the KdsA family.; KEGG: chz:CHSO_2710 2-dehydro-3-deoxyphosphooctonate aldolase (KDO 8-P synthase)) — protein MIQYLKNIKHKDSKNFFLIAGPCAIEGEEMAMQIAEKVVSITDRYNIPYIFKGSFKKANRSRIDSFTGIGDEKALKILEKVGKEFDIPTTTDIHTEQNAEMAAEYVDVLQIPAFLVRQTDLVVAAAKTGKVVTLKKGQFLSPEAMQFAVNKVKDSGNNKTAIIERGTTFGYQDMVIDYRGIPTMQQYAPVILDITHSLQQPNQTSGVTGGRPELIETVAKAGVAVGADGLFIETHPDPSKAKSDGANMLKLDLLEDLIQKLVRIREVII, from the coding sequence ATGATACAATATTTAAAAAATATAAAACATAAAGATTCTAAAAACTTTTTTTTAATAGCAGGACCTTGTGCTATAGAAGGAGAAGAAATGGCAATGCAAATTGCTGAAAAAGTAGTTTCTATTACGGATCGTTATAATATTCCATATATTTTTAAAGGTTCGTTTAAGAAAGCCAATCGTTCACGAATTGATAGTTTTACTGGAATTGGAGATGAAAAAGCACTAAAAATTTTAGAAAAAGTAGGAAAAGAATTTGATATTCCTACAACAACGGATATTCATACAGAACAAAATGCTGAAATGGCAGCTGAATATGTAGATGTTTTACAAATTCCTGCTTTTTTAGTGCGTCAAACAGATTTAGTTGTGGCGGCAGCCAAAACGGGAAAAGTAGTAACGTTGAAAAAAGGTCAATTTCTTTCCCCAGAAGCAATGCAATTTGCCGTAAATAAAGTAAAAGATTCTGGTAATAATAAAACAGCCATTATTGAAAGAGGAACTACTTTTGGTTATCAAGATATGGTAATTGATTACAGAGGAATTCCAACCATGCAACAATATGCACCTGTTATTTTAGATATTACACATTCATTGCAACAACCTAATCAAACTTCGGGTGTAACGGGTGGTAGACCTGAGTTAATTGAAACAGTTGCGAAAGCAGGGGTAGCAGTCGGTGCAGATGGATTATTTATTGAAACACACCCTGATCCTTCAAAAGCAAAAAGTGATGGAGCTAATATGTTAAAATTAGATTTATTAGAAGATCTAATTCAAAAATTAGTTCGAATTAGAGAGGTGATTATTTAA